CTTTCGGGGATCCCCTGGTGTTTTCTTTAGGGGTCATCATTAGGTGACATTTGTGGTTTAAAGTTAAATAATTTGACGACTTTTTAGCAATTTGGTACAGACATCTCCGGATCTTCCATCTAGGGCTATCATGAGTTTATTTCCTCCAGTACTCATTCATTATGGAGTAATTAAAAGTATTTATGGATTAAGTATTGAAACCAAAGATTATATCATAGAAGCTgattatatcatatcatatcattcAATCAGTTATTACATTTACTGCAAATGATCAGCAATTTTTTAGACCCGTCACTTAAACCGTTAAAAAGATACACTCTAGCTGGGGCAATTTGATATTTGTCACATAATTAATGTTGAACTTTAATTTAAGTCAGTCAGTCGAGTTTGTGAGTACTGAGAAAAGTACATTGTGAAGCCCGGATGCAGGAGCTTGAGGCTTGCTGATGCTTACCTGTTTTTTATTGCACTCTTGGTAAATCTACCGCTGGAAGACTATTGTTATAGTAAGTGGCTAAATGTTATTATACCGCTGCCATGTTTACTCcccaatatatattttttctcatcATGACAACCTATTGCTGTGCACCCCCCACACAAAGAGCATGAGCATGGCTTTGCCTTTGATGGATGAAATGGTTTGACATTTGCTTCTGATCTCGGTTGGGGGTATAATGTTGATCTCTACCTCAGGCCAAGTGCACCCAAGTACAACACTAATAGGCTGCTGCTTATAAATAGAatacttttttctctctttttttaccaAGACAATGGCCAGAGGACATTTTTCACCTCATTAGTCAGTGACATCTTTTTTTAAGTTATATCTTCCAGTCATTTAACATACCTTGCCTGTGTTATCTGCGATAGAAACTCCGTGCTTGATCCGAATAATAAATTGTGTGTTTAGCATGGTCAGAATACCTGGAAAGGTACATTTGATCTGGGGATACACAATAGAGAATTGTTCTTGGAAGGTAGAGGACCTCCTCAGTGAATCCTTCCTGAGCAGTCTCTTCCTAAGCCCGTGTCCCATTTGCACCAGAACCAAGTCCTGGTCCAGGATCAGATGGAAAGGGAAGATGGTGGAGAACAGAGACGTAGGAAGGGTCCCAGCTGAGATAGCCCGCAGCGGACTGGGACTCAGATTTTTAGCATCCTTAACCGCAACTGTGTACAGAAGCCTGGGCTGTGGGCTGGATTGCAAGATGCTGTCTTTAGCACCGGCGGGGTCCATCAACACATCCACAGTGGTGTGATACAGCAGGCGGGCAGCAGCTTTGATGACTCCAGGGAAGAAGAGCTCAGTGGTCGGGTGGGGGTTGAAGAAATAGACAGTAAGCAGACCTGCATCCTTGTCTAAGCACAGCACAGAAGGTTGGTTTACACAACTGTCTCTGTCCGGGTTGGGCGGCGCGCTGCTCTGTTTCAACAAGACGTTGAAGCTGTTGAGGAAGTCGTGGAGAGCTCCCCCCACCACCGTCAAAATGTGTCCGTCCTCCTCATAGCACATGTTGAACAGCTCCTCGCCAAGAGCAACTTTCAATGCTTCCATCTTGATCGCTGTCAGACAAATGAAAGGAAGCAGTTGACGTTGTGAAACCCGCAAATCCTGAATTTTCAATTcagaatttaaaataaaaatgacactaATTAGTTGCAAAAATACCTGTTTTGGTTGAATAAATGTTCATCATTTCCACCAAATGTTGTGGATCATCCGTGCAACTGTGATGGTCTGTACCACAAATTATGGGACTGCGCAAAACAAATATCAGGTCAGACATACAAATCACTCCCCACGTGTTCATAATATCTGACTTAACTACCTATAATTTCCCCAATCAGATAACAGGTCAAACATTTTCTAAGCAAAGCTCCAGCCttttaatgttgtattggtcTGAACAACAGCCCATATGAACAAATGAAAGAGCTGCAATTTATCTCATTTTAGAATCTGCAATCAGCTCAATGTTTGACATGCAATGatctgtttgtcatttttgataATAGTGTGTTTTTCAGCAGATTTGTGAGGCAATCTCTGTATCCATGGCAGCATGCAGTACACCGTATGGTTAGTCACAATACATTTAGAACAGATACTGATGGAAACACAggaaaaaataatctttttttttactaatatctgcagcagcagtagtaaTGAAAGCGGTCTGGGTGCAGGAGTGTAATTATGGTGGCAGCTGTATTTAAATCCCATGCGTTACCTGGTTTGATCTGGTAGTTTCATCATTCGGTGGAGGGCAGTGTGCAGCCTTTGGAACTGTATGACAAAGTGTTCAGCGAGTTAAAGCTCATCGTCTGGCAGAAAACAATACTGTTTGTTAAAAGCAGCAATATTGAGATCTCCGTAATGATGCTTGTGCGTTGAGGCGGACGCGCAACGAACACACGACCGCGGTCAAGCATTTCATTATTATATGTGAAACACATAGTTATTGCAGGGTTTGAATATCGTTGTATTAAACTCACCTCGGGACATGCCAATTTTCGGATGCTTTCGCCAAGTGTGTGCAGGTTAACTTTGGCTCTGCTCGTCTTCTGCTGAGGCAGGTCCTCGCCTATCTCTCCGTGCACGTCCTTAGAAATCGGCAGCACGTCCGCGGCGGCAGGTGAGCGCTCCTCAAAGTCCCCGAGCTCGTTGTTTTTGGCGCTGCCGGAGAACGGACACTCTCCAGATATCTTCAGCTCTTTCAGCTTCGCGCAGAACATCCTCCCCTGCCCGATTGTCTGTGCTACTACTCTTCTTATCTAATCgcgggaggaggaagacaggCTGCGGTCTCCGGGAGAAATTCCATCATCTGGTGAGCTCATCCAAGATGCGTTTCTTCTCCGCGACACCCGCTGACTCCAACGATCGGCGCACC
The sequence above is a segment of the Gasterosteus aculeatus chromosome 9, fGasAcu3.hap1.1, whole genome shotgun sequence genome. Coding sequences within it:
- the gucy1a1 gene encoding guanylate cyclase soluble subunit alpha-1 is translated as MFCAKLKELKISGECPFSGSAKNNELGDFEERSPAAADVLPISKDVHGEIGEDLPQQKTSRAKVNLHTLGESIRKLACPEFQRLHTALHRMMKLPDQTSPIICGTDHHSCTDDPQHLVEMMNIYSTKTAIKMEALKVALGEELFNMCYEEDGHILTVVGGALHDFLNSFNVLLKQSSAPPNPDRDSCVNQPSVLCLDKDAGLLTVYFFNPHPTTELFFPGVIKAAARLLYHTTVDVLMDPAGAKDSILQSSPQPRLLYTVAVKDAKNLSPSPLRAISAGTLPTSLFSTIFPFHLILDQDLVLVQMGHGLRKRLLRKDSLRRSSTFQEQFSIVYPQIKCTFPGILTMLNTQFIIRIKHGVSIADNTGKLMDLKGQMIYVPESNVILFLGSPCVDKLEELTGRGLYLSDIPIHNALRDVVLVGEQAKAQDGLKKRLGKAKAALEHAHRALEEEKKKTVDLLFSIFPGTVAQQLWQGQTVQAKKFRQVTMLFSDIVGFTAVCSRCTPMQVITMLSELYTMFDHECGELDVYKVETIGDAYCVAGGLHKESETHAVQIALMALKMMELSDEVMTPTGEQIQMRIGLHTGSVLAGVVGVRMPRYCLFGNNVSLANKFESCSLPSKINISPTTHRLLKDRPEFVFVPRSRQDLPANFPEDVPGVCYFLEAPFKTDAERKSSSCTAPNR